A region from the Aphis gossypii isolate Hap1 chromosome 1, ASM2018417v2, whole genome shotgun sequence genome encodes:
- the LOC114126619 gene encoding uncharacterized protein LOC114126619 has product MAMCFRTIMALILIFVATLATVIPLSAFNHSATKKDSDFDKIWETSMKQEDFDGMPLPENSDPPTVTQITPAIVKIGQHYGVPFTHILGKKKHQSTDKKDDFMEHVVGASLMSGGTLLSLGALALVVMASKALLFAFGAIILTCLSSGSMTGWHKFGNKASTVYEVVAKPQITHGHSYSSEVHHEPYSAGYPQQSSIGEYYSGYPVEHR; this is encoded by the exons ATGGCAATGTGTTTTCGAACCATAATGGctctgatattaatttttgtggcTACTCTTGCTACTGTGATACCATTGTCAGCGTTTAACCATAGTGCAACGAAAAAAGATTCTGACTTTGACAAGATATGGGAAACATCGATGAAACAAG AAGATTTTGATGGTATGCCACTACCAGAAAACTCGGATCCACCGACTGTCACTCAAATTACACCGGCAATTGTGAAAATCGGACAACATTACGGTGTCCCATTCACACATATTTTGGGAAAGAAGAAACATCAATCTACtg ATAAAAAAGACGATTTCATGGAGCACGTGGTGGGCGCTTCGCTTATGTCTGGCGGCACGCTGTTGTCACTGGGCGCACTAGCCTTGGTCGTGATGGCCAGCAAAGCACTGCTGTTCGCGTTCGGCGCTATCATATTGACGTGCTTAAGTTCCGGCTCGATGACAGGATGGCACAAGTTTGGAAACAAGGCAAGCACTGTATACGAAGTGGTCGCCAAACCACAGATCACGCACGGTCACAGCTACTCGTCGGAAGTACATCACGAGCCTTATTCTGCAGGGTATCCGCAACAATCGTCAATCGGAGAGTACTACAGCGGATATCCGGTAGAGCATCGTTGA